From a single Thalassospira sp. ER-Se-21-Dark genomic region:
- a CDS encoding OmpH family outer membrane protein, producing MKMIKSLRNLLVLSALIGFAAHANVVHAQEPNPDNFASVMIVDFAGIMREASAMQDARKQIRERQVAYQQEIETREQGLREEEKQLAQQRTLLAADVFQGKQKEFQQKVADFQKFAQARSRVLDQALAEAQSKFSQALNEIIGSIAEERGANLVLHRGQAVLFATTMDATKEVFDRANAEVPTITVEFKEGS from the coding sequence ATGAAAATGATCAAATCTCTCCGTAATCTGCTGGTTCTCTCCGCTCTTATCGGTTTCGCTGCACATGCCAATGTTGTGCATGCGCAAGAGCCGAACCCGGATAACTTTGCCTCCGTCATGATTGTCGATTTTGCAGGCATCATGCGTGAGGCATCTGCGATGCAGGATGCCCGCAAACAAATCCGTGAGCGTCAGGTCGCTTATCAGCAGGAAATCGAAACCCGCGAACAGGGATTGCGCGAGGAAGAAAAACAACTCGCTCAGCAACGCACGCTGCTTGCTGCTGACGTGTTCCAAGGTAAGCAGAAGGAATTTCAGCAAAAAGTTGCTGATTTCCAGAAATTTGCCCAGGCACGCAGCCGTGTTCTTGATCAAGCCTTGGCTGAAGCCCAGTCCAAATTCTCGCAAGCCCTGAATGAAATCATTGGAAGCATTGCCGAAGAACGTGGCGCAAACCTTGTCCTGCATCGTGGTCAAGCCGTTCTGTTTGCAACCACCATGGATGCGACCAAGGAAGTTTTCGATCGCGCAAATGCCGAGGTTCCAACCATCACGGTTGAATTCAAGGAAGGCTCCTGA
- the lpxI gene encoding UDP-2,3-diacylglucosamine diphosphatase LpxI (LpxI, functionally equivalent to LpxH, replaces it in LPS biosynthesis in a minority of bacteria.) encodes MTAPQDNPQPKLGIIAGGGALPARLASAAISMGRDVCIVKLDGYADDTDLDQYPNVTARLGAASKILDAMRKENCHDVVLAGRVARPTFSSIRPDWRAAKLLMKVGTKALGDDGLLRLVGKELEREGFRLLGAHEILGDLAVEEGVLGAVNPDEQAMTDAGHGLSVARTLGQADVGQGCVVQQGLVLALEAIEGTDEMVRRSAKYRRDGVGGVLVKSAKPQQDKRLDLPAIGMKTVEEAHKAGLRGIALLAGGTMIIDRAAVIARADALGLFVVGLALPDEERQNGG; translated from the coding sequence ATGACAGCTCCGCAGGATAATCCGCAGCCGAAATTGGGGATTATCGCCGGGGGCGGGGCGCTTCCCGCCCGTCTGGCGTCCGCTGCCATTTCAATGGGCCGCGATGTCTGCATCGTCAAGCTTGATGGCTATGCCGATGATACCGACCTTGACCAATATCCGAATGTAACGGCCCGCCTTGGTGCAGCATCGAAAATCCTTGATGCCATGCGCAAGGAAAACTGCCATGACGTGGTTCTGGCAGGCAGAGTGGCGCGTCCAACCTTTTCCTCGATCCGCCCGGATTGGCGGGCAGCCAAACTCCTGATGAAAGTCGGCACCAAGGCGCTTGGCGATGACGGATTGCTCCGCCTTGTTGGCAAGGAACTCGAACGCGAAGGCTTCCGACTTTTGGGCGCCCATGAAATTCTCGGCGATCTTGCGGTTGAGGAAGGCGTTCTTGGGGCTGTCAATCCCGATGAACAGGCAATGACCGATGCCGGCCATGGCCTGTCAGTCGCCCGAACACTGGGGCAGGCTGATGTCGGGCAGGGATGTGTCGTGCAACAGGGGCTGGTTCTGGCCCTTGAAGCCATCGAAGGCACCGATGAAATGGTGCGCCGCTCGGCCAAATACCGGCGTGATGGTGTTGGGGGGGTACTGGTAAAGTCCGCCAAGCCGCAACAGGACAAACGCCTTGATCTGCCGGCCATCGGCATGAAAACCGTCGAAGAGGCCCATAAAGCTGGCCTGCGTGGCATTGCATTGCTTGCCGGTGGCACCATGATCATTGATCGTGCCGCCGTCATTGCCCGTGCTGATGCGCTGGGGCTGTTTGTCGTTGGTCTGGCCCTCCCGGACGAGGAACGCCAAAATGGCGGATGA
- the fabZ gene encoding 3-hydroxyacyl-ACP dehydratase FabZ: protein MTELVSVDIQRILEMIPHRYPFLLIDKVIDIETDVRATGIKNVTMNEPQFTGHFPQQPIMPGVLIIESMAQTAAILVVQTLGADAEGKLVYFMSIDNARFRKPVTPGDVMHIHVTKKQSRGPVWKFESQVKVDGQVVAEATIAAMIRDN, encoded by the coding sequence ATGACCGAACTGGTAAGTGTCGATATCCAGCGCATTCTGGAAATGATTCCGCATCGCTATCCGTTCCTTCTGATCGACAAGGTCATCGACATCGAAACCGATGTCCGTGCCACCGGCATCAAGAACGTGACGATGAACGAGCCGCAATTTACCGGCCATTTCCCGCAGCAGCCGATCATGCCTGGCGTCCTGATCATCGAAAGCATGGCGCAGACCGCAGCCATCCTGGTCGTTCAGACCCTTGGCGCGGATGCCGAAGGCAAGCTGGTTTATTTCATGAGCATCGATAACGCCCGTTTCCGCAAGCCGGTAACCCCGGGTGACGTCATGCACATCCATGTGACCAAAAAACAAAGCCGCGGCCCGGTCTGGAAGTTCGAAAGCCAGGTCAAGGTCGACGGCCAAGTCGTTGCCGAGGCAACCATCGCCGCGATGATCCGGGATAACTGA
- the lpxB gene encoding lipid-A-disaccharide synthase: MADEITPLGPKIMLVAGEASGDQLGGRLMAALKAKQDHIRFIGVGGPRMEREGLKSLFPMNEMSVMGLTEVVPHIPHLLKRISQTADFAKSERPDVVITIDAPDFSFRVGKKLKGKGIPLVHYVAPSVWAWRAGRAKKIAGFLDHLLALLPFEPPYFEKEGLPTTFIGHSAVEERHDGDRERFRAQHGLKANQKLLAVLPGSRNSEVKRLLPVFRKVIDDVATKYPDARIVVPTVSKVVDTVTEEMKSWPLDPIIVATDQERHDAFAAADCALAASGTVSLELAIAGVPHVIAYQVNAVTGWIAKRLIKIDTVTIVNLVLGKKLIPEFLQDKCKAKKIIPVLETLMADSPERAAQIDGFDKACTLLGFGDRPPSEKAAEQILKIIAKK; encoded by the coding sequence ATGGCGGATGAAATCACGCCGCTTGGCCCGAAAATCATGCTTGTGGCTGGCGAGGCATCCGGGGATCAACTGGGTGGGCGCCTGATGGCGGCCCTTAAGGCCAAACAGGATCATATTCGCTTTATCGGTGTCGGCGGCCCACGCATGGAACGTGAAGGCCTCAAAAGCCTGTTTCCGATGAACGAAATGTCGGTCATGGGCCTGACAGAGGTCGTGCCGCATATTCCACACTTGCTCAAACGCATTTCCCAAACCGCGGACTTCGCCAAATCCGAGAGACCCGATGTGGTGATTACCATTGATGCCCCGGATTTCAGCTTTCGGGTCGGCAAGAAGCTGAAAGGCAAGGGCATCCCGCTGGTGCACTATGTCGCCCCCTCGGTCTGGGCATGGCGCGCAGGCCGGGCAAAGAAGATTGCGGGTTTCCTCGATCATCTTCTGGCTCTTTTGCCGTTTGAACCGCCCTATTTCGAAAAAGAAGGCCTGCCAACCACCTTTATCGGCCACTCAGCCGTCGAAGAACGCCATGACGGGGATCGTGAGCGGTTCCGCGCTCAACATGGCCTGAAAGCGAACCAAAAGCTTCTGGCGGTTCTGCCCGGAAGCCGTAATTCCGAAGTCAAACGCCTCCTGCCGGTATTTCGCAAGGTCATTGATGATGTTGCCACGAAATACCCCGACGCGCGCATCGTCGTGCCAACGGTCAGCAAGGTGGTGGATACCGTCACCGAAGAAATGAAATCCTGGCCACTCGATCCGATTATTGTCGCAACCGATCAAGAACGCCATGATGCGTTCGCGGCCGCCGACTGTGCGCTTGCGGCATCAGGCACCGTCTCGCTGGAGCTCGCAATTGCCGGTGTGCCGCATGTCATTGCCTATCAGGTCAATGCAGTGACGGGCTGGATTGCCAAACGCCTGATCAAGATTGATACCGTCACCATTGTTAATCTGGTCCTTGGTAAAAAACTGATCCCCGAATTCCTGCAGGACAAATGCAAGGCCAAAAAGATCATTCCGGTTCTTGAAACCCTGATGGCCGATAGCCCGGAACGGGCAGCACAGATCGACGGTTTTGATAAAGCCTGCACCTTGCTGGGATTTGGTGACAGGCCGCCCAGCGAAAAGGCTGCCGAGCAGATTTTGAAAATCATCGCCAAAAAATAA
- a CDS encoding VOC family protein, producing MRYLHTMVRVENVDESMKFYCDLLGMKETRRIESEQGRFTLIYLAPPADVESAKSVKAPELELTYNWDPESYSGGRNFGHLAYEVDDIYALCQKLMDAGVTINRPPRDGRMAFVRSPDGISIEFLQKGESLAPAEPWASMENTGSW from the coding sequence ATGCGCTACCTGCACACGATGGTACGTGTCGAGAATGTAGATGAGTCGATGAAATTCTATTGCGACCTTCTTGGCATGAAAGAGACCCGCCGGATCGAGAGCGAGCAGGGCCGTTTCACCCTGATCTATCTTGCACCGCCAGCGGACGTCGAAAGTGCCAAATCCGTCAAGGCCCCGGAACTTGAACTGACCTATAACTGGGACCCGGAAAGCTATTCCGGTGGGCGCAATTTCGGGCACCTGGCCTATGAAGTCGACGACATCTATGCGCTTTGTCAGAAACTGATGGATGCTGGTGTTACCATCAACCGTCCGCCGCGTGATGGCCGCATGGCGTTTGTTCGTTCCCCGGACGGCATTTCCATCGAGTTCCTGCAAAAAGGCGAAAGCCTCGCCCCGGCTGAACCGTGGGCCAGTATGGAAAACACCGGCAGCTGGTAA
- a CDS encoding citrate synthase, whose protein sequence is MASNPKTSHTVTMTDNATGKSFEMPVIEGSVGPSVIDIRKLYAETGYFTYDPGFTSTGSCQSELTYIDGDVGILRHRGYAIDELAENADFLEVCHLLLYGELPNATDKAKFENDITMHTMVHEQMRNFYNGFRRDAHPMAIMCGVVGALSAFYHDSTDINDPKQRMISAYRLIAKMPTIAAMAYKYSIGQPFRYPNNKLGYAENFLQMMFGNPCEDYEVNPVLAKAMDRILILHADHEQNASTSTVRLAGSSGANPFACIAAGIASLWGPAHGGANEAVLVMLNEIGDVKNIPEYVAKAKDKNDPFRLMGFGHRVYKNYDPRAKVMQETCHEVLKELNISDPLLDVAQELERIAREDEYFIEKKLYPNVDFYSGIIFKAMGIPVSMFTVLFAVARTVGWISQWKEMIEDPSQKIGRPRQLFTGVAERPFVPVDKR, encoded by the coding sequence ATGGCATCTAATCCCAAGACTTCCCACACCGTGACAATGACCGACAATGCCACTGGCAAGTCGTTCGAGATGCCGGTGATTGAGGGCAGTGTAGGCCCGTCTGTGATTGACATCCGCAAGCTGTATGCTGAAACCGGATATTTCACCTATGATCCGGGCTTCACTTCGACCGGCTCTTGCCAGTCGGAACTGACCTATATTGATGGCGACGTTGGTATTCTGCGTCACCGCGGTTATGCAATTGATGAACTTGCAGAAAATGCCGACTTCCTCGAAGTCTGCCATCTGCTGCTTTATGGTGAGCTGCCGAATGCCACCGACAAAGCCAAGTTCGAGAATGATATTACCATGCACACCATGGTCCACGAACAGATGCGCAATTTCTATAACGGTTTCCGCCGTGATGCGCATCCGATGGCGATCATGTGTGGCGTTGTTGGCGCATTGTCCGCGTTCTATCATGACAGCACCGACATCAACGATCCGAAGCAGCGGATGATTTCGGCCTATCGCCTGATTGCGAAAATGCCGACCATTGCGGCGATGGCATATAAATATTCCATCGGTCAGCCGTTCCGTTATCCGAACAACAAGCTCGGTTATGCAGAAAACTTCCTGCAGATGATGTTTGGCAACCCGTGTGAAGACTATGAAGTCAATCCGGTTCTGGCCAAGGCAATGGATCGCATCCTGATCCTGCATGCTGACCACGAACAGAATGCGTCGACCTCGACCGTTCGTCTGGCCGGTTCTTCGGGTGCTAACCCGTTTGCATGTATTGCGGCTGGTATCGCATCCCTTTGGGGTCCGGCACATGGCGGCGCAAACGAAGCCGTTCTGGTCATGCTGAATGAAATCGGCGATGTGAAAAACATTCCGGAATATGTTGCAAAAGCAAAAGACAAGAACGATCCGTTCCGTCTGATGGGCTTCGGTCACCGCGTTTACAAAAACTACGATCCGCGCGCCAAAGTCATGCAGGAAACCTGCCACGAAGTTCTCAAAGAACTCAACATCAGCGACCCGCTGCTGGACGTTGCCCAGGAACTGGAACGCATCGCACGTGAAGACGAGTACTTCATCGAGAAGAAACTCTATCCGAACGTCGACTTCTATTCGGGCATCATCTTCAAGGCGATGGGCATCCCGGTCAGCATGTTCACCGTGCTGTTCGCTGTTGCACGTACCGTTGGCTGGATTTCCCAGTGGAAAGAGATGATCGAAGATCCATCTCAGAAAATCGGTCGTCCGCGTCAGCTGTTTACCGGTGTTGCAGAACGTCCGTTCGTTCCGGTCGACAAGCGCTAA
- the lpxD gene encoding UDP-3-O-(3-hydroxymyristoyl)glucosamine N-acyltransferase, producing MADARFFSRKGPFSVAEMAALTETTPVNAPDETRVFQDVSPLQNADGDILSFFDNRKYLDAFVNSKAGACFVRPEFVERAPQGMVLFTTKDPYRAYAKAATAFYPFETGNGVISDRAVIDPSAKLGKGVQVDAGAVIGANCEIGDGTIIASNAVIGDGVVIGAGCKVGANASISHSLIGNLCLIYPGARIGQDGFGFAMGPQGHAKVPQLGRVVIGNDVEVGSNSTIDRGAGPDTVIGNGCRIDNLVQIGHNVELGMGCVVVSQVGISGSTKIGNFVVLAGQAGITGHLEIGDGAKVAAQSGVMKNVGPGETVGGSPAVPVMEYHKQTVALSRLIRKKK from the coding sequence ATGGCGGATGCCCGTTTTTTTAGCCGCAAGGGACCTTTCAGTGTTGCTGAAATGGCTGCACTGACGGAAACAACACCGGTCAATGCGCCCGACGAAACACGGGTCTTTCAGGACGTCTCGCCACTGCAAAACGCAGATGGCGATATCCTGAGCTTCTTTGACAATCGCAAATACCTTGATGCGTTTGTCAACAGCAAGGCCGGGGCCTGCTTCGTGCGACCGGAATTTGTCGAGCGCGCACCCCAAGGCATGGTCTTGTTTACGACCAAGGACCCGTATCGCGCCTACGCGAAGGCTGCAACCGCGTTCTATCCGTTCGAAACCGGCAATGGCGTGATTTCGGATCGTGCGGTCATTGATCCGTCTGCCAAGCTTGGCAAAGGTGTTCAGGTCGATGCAGGTGCGGTCATCGGGGCCAACTGCGAAATTGGCGATGGCACCATCATCGCATCCAATGCTGTCATTGGTGACGGGGTTGTCATCGGTGCGGGTTGCAAGGTGGGTGCGAATGCCTCCATCAGCCACAGCCTGATTGGCAATCTGTGCCTGATCTATCCCGGTGCCCGCATCGGGCAGGACGGCTTTGGCTTTGCCATGGGGCCGCAAGGGCACGCCAAGGTCCCGCAATTGGGCCGGGTCGTCATTGGCAACGATGTTGAAGTCGGCTCAAACAGCACGATTGATCGCGGGGCAGGGCCAGATACTGTTATCGGCAATGGCTGTCGTATCGACAATCTGGTGCAAATCGGCCATAACGTTGAACTTGGCATGGGCTGTGTTGTTGTCTCGCAAGTCGGGATCTCGGGCTCGACCAAGATTGGCAATTTTGTCGTGCTTGCCGGTCAGGCAGGCATTACAGGACACCTCGAAATCGGCGATGGCGCGAAAGTCGCAGCCCAGTCGGGTGTCATGAAAAATGTGGGGCCGGGGGAAACTGTGGGCGGAAGTCCCGCCGTTCCGGTCATGGAATATCATAAACAGACGGTCGCCTTGTCGCGTCTGATACGAAAAAAGAAATAA
- the lpxA gene encoding acyl-ACP--UDP-N-acetylglucosamine O-acyltransferase, producing the protein MSKVHPTAVVEDGAQIGQDVEIGPYSVVGPNVVLGDGVKLHSHVAVAGHTTLGDQCEVYPFASVGHAPQDLKFKGENSRLIVGKRTKIREGATLNPGTEGGGMETTIGDDCLLMTGAHVGHDCHVGNHCILVNNGTLAGHVVVEDFAIVGGLSAVHQFVRIGKHAMIGGMTGVESDVIPYGSVIGNRAYLSGLNIIGLKRRGFDRETIHSLRKAYRLLFAQEGTLAERVEEVAKDFEGVGPVMEIINFLKAESMRSVCTPKYDSSAG; encoded by the coding sequence ATGTCAAAAGTACATCCAACCGCCGTTGTCGAAGATGGCGCGCAGATTGGTCAGGATGTCGAAATCGGACCCTATAGCGTGGTCGGTCCGAATGTTGTCTTGGGGGATGGTGTCAAACTGCACAGCCACGTTGCGGTCGCAGGTCACACCACCCTTGGCGATCAGTGCGAAGTTTATCCGTTTGCCTCTGTTGGTCATGCCCCGCAGGACCTGAAATTCAAGGGCGAAAACAGCCGCCTTATCGTTGGCAAACGCACCAAAATCCGCGAGGGCGCAACCCTTAACCCGGGCACCGAAGGTGGCGGTATGGAAACCACCATTGGTGACGATTGCCTTCTGATGACCGGGGCCCATGTCGGGCATGATTGCCATGTCGGAAACCACTGCATTCTGGTCAATAACGGCACGCTTGCGGGCCACGTGGTGGTCGAAGACTTCGCAATCGTTGGCGGTCTCTCGGCTGTTCACCAGTTTGTTCGTATCGGCAAGCACGCCATGATTGGCGGCATGACCGGGGTTGAAAGCGACGTCATCCCTTATGGTTCTGTCATCGGCAACCGTGCCTATCTTTCAGGCCTGAATATCATCGGCCTGAAACGCCGCGGTTTTGACCGTGAAACCATCCATTCGCTGCGCAAGGCCTATCGCCTTCTGTTTGCACAGGAAGGCACCCTGGCCGAACGTGTCGAAGAAGTCGCCAAGGATTTTGAGGGCGTCGGCCCGGTGATGGAAATCATCAATTTCCTCAAAGCGGAAAGCATGCGTTCCGTATGCACGCCAAAATATGACAGCTCCGCAGGATAA